In one Pseudoclavibacter sp. Marseille-Q3772 genomic region, the following are encoded:
- a CDS encoding stage II sporulation protein M: MEIDAFTALRRDEWNRMVELTRSGSLSGAQIDELIERYQAAASDLSALRTATGDTAQSVWLSVQIAKARRRLTRARRNPLLIVREFVVEQLPAALYSVRWWSFGAAAFAVLVSVLTFGLHQQHPELLSFYGSEAQLETYAEEDFINYYSEYSESAFAAKVFTNNALIAAQAIVLGITGIFPVVALVQNAVALGTSAAVLGHVGHLDAFFLWIAPHGLLELTMVFVAAGTGLSLFWAMIVPGQQPRMDAVGRAGRRLVIVAIGTTAFLFLSGLIEGFVTRQDWPWAIKIGIGALALGAYLAYALILGRRAHIAGHDGDLEESEAGYRSVYAG; encoded by the coding sequence ATGGAGATTGACGCGTTCACGGCGCTACGGCGCGATGAGTGGAACCGGATGGTGGAGTTGACCCGTTCCGGTTCGCTCAGTGGTGCGCAGATCGACGAGCTCATCGAGCGATATCAGGCGGCCGCGAGCGATCTCTCTGCGCTGCGCACCGCTACTGGAGATACTGCGCAGTCCGTATGGCTGTCGGTGCAGATTGCCAAGGCGAGGCGTCGACTCACCAGGGCTCGGCGCAATCCGCTGTTGATCGTCCGCGAGTTTGTTGTCGAACAGCTGCCGGCTGCGCTCTATTCGGTTCGATGGTGGTCATTTGGTGCGGCCGCTTTTGCCGTGCTGGTGAGCGTACTGACCTTCGGTCTGCACCAGCAGCATCCGGAACTGCTGTCGTTCTACGGGTCGGAAGCACAGCTGGAGACCTACGCCGAAGAAGACTTCATCAACTACTACTCCGAGTACAGCGAATCTGCGTTTGCGGCGAAGGTGTTTACCAATAACGCGTTGATTGCTGCCCAGGCAATCGTGCTTGGGATCACGGGTATTTTCCCGGTCGTCGCTCTCGTACAGAATGCGGTGGCATTGGGAACCTCGGCGGCGGTCCTCGGGCACGTTGGCCATCTCGACGCGTTCTTCTTGTGGATCGCTCCGCACGGGCTATTGGAGCTCACAATGGTGTTTGTTGCCGCCGGGACCGGCCTGTCACTGTTTTGGGCGATGATCGTGCCGGGGCAGCAGCCGCGGATGGACGCGGTCGGTCGCGCCGGGCGACGCCTGGTAATCGTGGCCATCGGAACGACCGCGTTCCTGTTCCTCTCTGGATTGATCGAGGGATTCGTTACGCGCCAGGACTGGCCGTGGGCCATCAAGATCGGAATCGGGGCGCTGGCACTGGGCGCCTATCTCGCCTATGCGCTCATCCTCGGACGTCGAGCACATATCGCCGGGCACGACGGCGACCTCGAGGAGAGCGAAGCGGGCTATCGCAGCGTCTACGCCGGCTAA
- a CDS encoding RDD family protein, whose translation MSRSTRGSTPSYRDDDVVIGEGVALAVPSASLMARAGGALLDGIVYVGSMVASLIAVFWFITRFAVEQPIEDAWLPVVLITWAVLWLVIIPMAIEVATQGRSLGKLVFGLRVVRLDGGEIAFRHAFVRALVGFGETYLSGGAISACCGLFTTRAQRFGDLLAGTYAQLERVPQPSPLQLHLPASLYAWAQIADVTRIPDVVARRVHEFFLQAHHLTPQARTQVAGELARACRPYVHPIPDVDAETFLTGVSVVRRDREYSSARNRAERTQRLITSSNTVTGFPVR comes from the coding sequence ATGTCCAGATCAACACGAGGCTCCACGCCGAGTTACCGAGACGACGATGTCGTCATCGGCGAGGGTGTTGCGCTCGCCGTCCCCTCGGCAAGCCTGATGGCTCGTGCCGGTGGTGCGCTCCTGGATGGGATCGTGTACGTCGGCAGCATGGTCGCTTCGCTCATCGCTGTGTTCTGGTTCATCACTCGATTTGCGGTGGAGCAGCCGATCGAGGATGCGTGGCTGCCGGTTGTGCTGATCACGTGGGCTGTGTTGTGGCTGGTGATCATCCCCATGGCAATCGAGGTGGCGACACAGGGTCGATCGCTGGGCAAGCTCGTATTTGGGTTACGCGTCGTTCGGCTGGATGGCGGTGAGATCGCATTTCGCCACGCATTCGTGCGCGCGCTGGTCGGTTTCGGCGAAACGTATCTGTCCGGTGGCGCCATTTCGGCGTGCTGCGGCCTGTTCACGACTCGAGCGCAGCGCTTCGGGGACCTGCTGGCGGGAACCTACGCTCAGCTTGAGCGTGTTCCCCAGCCGTCGCCGCTCCAGCTACACTTACCAGCGTCGCTGTATGCCTGGGCACAGATTGCGGATGTCACCCGTATCCCAGATGTCGTCGCGCGCCGCGTGCACGAGTTCTTCCTACAGGCCCACCATCTCACACCGCAGGCACGAACCCAGGTGGCCGGCGAGCTGGCTCGGGCCTGCCGCCCGTATGTGCATCCGATTCCGGATGTGGATGCGGAAACGTTCCTTACGGGCGTGAGTGTGGTCCGGCGCGATCGGGAGTATTCGAGTGCTCGAAACCGTGCCGAACGCACGCAACGGCTCATCACATCCAGCAACACGGTGACCGGGTTCCCGGTTCGCTAA